A DNA window from Macadamia integrifolia cultivar HAES 741 chromosome 4, SCU_Mint_v3, whole genome shotgun sequence contains the following coding sequences:
- the LOC122077548 gene encoding probable LRR receptor-like serine/threonine-protein kinase At1g14390, whose translation MVVIAVILLWSYSLAGKRVPSLKTRAGFEFLLLKTMDLHRFCFLFPIFMLVLIPLHSSAHLSPSETRILFQVQELLEFPPALEGWNNWTNFCYLPPSQSLQIVCSGDHITQLTIVGNKSSPSLSSKPRGNFAVSQQTLSEAFSIDTFFTVLTKLSSLNVLSLVSLGLWGSLPHKITRFQSLEVLNMSSNFLYGEIPAGIATFKNLRSIVLADNLLNGTVPDLTSLIALEEVDLSYNLLGPKFPSLGNKLVSVVLRNNSFLSGISLEFKTFNQLQRLDISSNKLVGPIPSALFSLPSIQYLNLAMNRLSGALSRNVSCSHGLATVDLSHNLLTGRLPRCIGSNSSDLIVYYSWNCLASGSSKYQHPYSFCDNAALAVQPLTPNQQDSKPRTKLGLIVGIAVGAVVGLIAMAIVFLVIFKWAGVRSSSDNQFEKSRTGKPFFRGSSVLLTDTRHVTHAMMMGAFGLPPYHEFTLEEIEEATNNFDPANLMGQGSEGQLYKGWLREGTLVVVRCLKLKQWHSPQSLLQQMEVISKLRHRHLVGILGHCIVTYQDHPNVSNTIFLVLEYVSNGTLRSHLTDWRKRDMLKWPQRVAITVGVARGIQFLHTGITPGIFRNDIKIENILLDENLAAKISGYNLPLPVRVCSESASTGGEAPDRLGSVKYSEKDDVYHLGAILLEVITGKQVKSQDDVNVLKLQLEESLMDIPSKLRGATDPSMRGTFAYISLKTAVEITLNCLSKEPNQRPSIDDVLWNLQYSVQVQDGWTSSGKLSGSLSGKLSGFLGGRLSGSFNNQ comes from the exons ATGGTCGTAATTGCAGTTATACTTCTTTGGAGTTATTCACTTGCAGGAAAAAGGGTTCCATCTCTTAAAACCAGAGCTGGGTTTGAGTTTCTACTCCTTAAAACAATGGATCTTCACAGGTTCTGTTTCTTGTTTCCAATCTTCATGTTAGTTTTGATTCCTCTCCATTCCTCGGCGCATTTGTCTCCCTCTGAAACCCGAATCCTTTTTCAAGTTCAGGAACTCCTAGAGTTCCCACCTGCCCTTGAGGGATGGAACAACTGGACAAATTTCTGCTACCTCCCTCCTTCCCAATCTCTCCAAATTGTCTGCTCAGGTGACCACATAACCCAGTTGACTATTGTCGGCAACAAAagctctccttctctttcctcgAAACCTCGGGGAAACTTTGCTGTTTCTCAGCAAACTCTGTCTGAAGCGTTCTCCATTGATACGTTCTTCACTGTTCTTACCAAGCTTTCCAGCTTGAATGTTCTGTCACTAGTGTCCCTGGGCTTGTGGGGTTCCCTACCTCACAAGATCACTCGTTTCCAGTCACTTGAGGTACTCAACATGAGTTCAAATTTCTTGTACGGAGAGATCCCTGCAGGGATTGCCACCTTCAAAAATCTCAGGAGTATTGTATTGGCTGATAATTTGTTGAATGGAACGGTTCCTGATCTCACCAGTTTAATAGCATTAGAAGAAGTAGATCTGAGTTACAATCTTCTCGGACCCAAATTTCCCTCTCTTGGGAACAAGCTTGTGAGTGTTGTGTTACGAAACAACAGTTTTCTGTCTGGTATTTCTTTGGAGTTCAAGACCTTCAATCAGTTGCAGAGATTGGACATCTCCTCCAACAAATTGGTTGGACCGATCCCATCTGCTCTGTTCTCTCTGCCATCAATCCAATACCTCAACTTGGCCATGAATAGACTTAGTGGAGCTCTTTCAAGGAATGTATCTTGTAGCCATGGGCTTGCGACTGTGGATCTTTCTCACAATCTTCTAACTGGAAGATTGCCCCGGTGCATTGGATCTAATTCTTCAGACCTGATCGTGTATTATTCATGGAATTGTTTGGCAAGTGGAAGCTCGAAGTACCAACACCCTTACTCCTTTTGCGACAATGCAGCATTAGCTGTTCAGCCTCTAACTCCGAACCAGCAGGACAGTAAGCCAAGAACCAAACTAGGCCTCATAGTTGGTATTGCAGTGGGTGCTGTGGTAGGGTTGATTGCAATGGCGATTGTGTTCTTAGTAATTTTTAAGTGGGCTGGAGTGAGATCATCTTCAGACAACCAATTTGAGAAGTCTAGAACTGGAAAACCATTTTTTCGCGGCTCCTCGGTACTCCTTACTGATACAA GGCATGTGACCCATGCAATGATGATGGGAGCTTTTGGGCTTCCCCCATATCATGAGTTCACCTTGGAGGAAATAGAAGAGGCTACCAATAACTTTGACCCAGCAAATTTGATGGGACAAGGATCTGAGGGACAG CTCTACAAAGGTTGGCTCAGAGAGGGTACCTTGGTTGTGGTAAGATGTTTGAAATTGAAGCAATGGCATTCGCCTCAGAGCTTACTCCAGCAAATGGAAGTAATTTCTAAGCTCAGGCATCGGCATTTAGTTGGTATTCTCGGACACTGCATTGTCACATACCAAGATCACCCCAATGTGTCTAATACCATCTTTCTAGTTCTTGAATATGTTTCAAATGGGACGCTAAGGAGTCATCTTACTG ACTGGAGAAAACGAGATATGCTGAAATGGCCACAAAGAGTAGCAATTACTGTTGGTGTTGCTAGGGGAATCCAATTTTTGCACACCGGAATTACACCTGGCATTTTCAGAAATGATATTAAGATTGAGAATATTTTGTTGGATGAGAATCTTGCTGCAAAAATTAGTGGATATAATCTTCCATTGCCAGTCAGG GTATGTTCAGAGAGCGCTTCAACTGGAGGAGAAGCTCCTGATCGTCTTGGCAG TGTTAAATATTCAGAGAAGGATGATGTTTATCATCTGGGTGCCATTCTACTAGAGGTAATCACTGGTAAACAAGTCAAGTCCCAGGATGATGTGAATGTGCTGAAACttcag CTTGAGGAGAGTTTAATGGACATTCCATCAAAACTACGAGGTGCAACTGATCCTTCCATGCGGGGCACCTTTGCATACATATCTTTAAAAACGGCAGTTGAAATAACCCTCAACTGTCTATCCAAGGAGCCTAACCAGCGTCCATCAATAGATGATGTTCTCTGGAATTTGCAGTATTCAGTTCAAGTTCAAGATGGATGGACCAGCAGTGGAAAACTTAGTGGAAGCCTCAGCGGGAAACTTAGTGGCTTCCTCGGTGGGAGACTTAGTGGGAGCTTCAATAATCAATAA
- the LOC122075606 gene encoding uncharacterized protein LOC122075606 isoform X1 produces the protein MDATIAQSSSTSVSANTSKSKLRYPLRSASKSKDEKPAMAEISSASVPKRGRPASNVSKSVSVLDLSGKDKSTKPPRRLSIPAKSAISPLSRPAGIITPISESRPKRSVNDQGKNETPVSEVSKSLNRKKFSVLSSASYWLSQIKLSESAAKHSISLGFFKLALEAGCEPLQRMRDELKSYKSRHNLGEIGEFVKELFRSYDIPEDFEQLQVSGTCSQVPEEGTRSSDEDARSSVSSTGFRKLRPKSLNPGIVQAAKVEEATKDSTLKRTHVGKNKGSLNRNSVTSINSGNAQKKKSQRPSKQASTKEKEKIKNQAKQDAPEKDVADPQPAEGALQEDKENMDAQQQMEEISLTEEVH, from the exons ATGGACGCCACTATAGCACAATCTTCTTCCACTTCTG TCTCAGCAAATACTTCAAAGTCGAAGCTTCGATATCCTCTGCGATCTGCAAGCAAATCTAAGGATGAAAAGCCGGCCATGGCGGAAATTTCGAGCGCTTCTGTTCCCAAGAG AGGGAGACCTGCATCCAATGTGAGCAAAAGtgtgagtgttcttgatctttctGGGAAGGACAAATCCACCAAGCCACCTAGAAGGCTCTCCATTCCTGCCAAGTCGGCTATCAGTCCTCTTTCAAGACCAGCAGGCATTATAACACCAATATCTGAGAGCAGACCGAAGAGATCGGTTAATGATCaaggaaaaaatgaaacacCAGTTTCTGAGGTTTCCAAATCTTTGAACCGAAAGAAGTTCAGTGTTTTATCCTCGGCATCATATTGGTTATCACAGATTAAGCTATCTGAATCTGCTGCTAAGCATTCCATTTCACTTGGCTTCTTCAAGCTTGCTTTAGAAGCTGGGTGTGAG CCTCTACAACGAATGCGGGATGAGTTGAAGTCCTATAAATCTCGGCACAACCTTGGTGAAATTGGAGAATTCGTGAAAGAGCTATTTCGAAGCTATGATATCCCAGAAGATTTTGAGCAGTTACAGGTGTCAGGGACCTGTTCTCAGGTGCCCGAAGAGGGGACTCGGTCCTCTGATGAAGATGCACGCAGCTCTGTTTCTAGTACTGGATTTCGGAAATTAAGACCCAAATCCTTGAACCCTGGAATTGTTCAAGCTGCCAAAGTTGAAGAAGCAACAAAGGACAGTACTCTGAAAAGAACCCATGTTGGCAAGAACAAGGGATCATTAAACAGAAATTCTGTTACAAGCATAAATTCTGGAAATGCACAGAAAAAGAAATCCCAGAGGCCAAGTAAGCAAGCATCTaccaaagagaaggaaaaaataaaaaaccaagcaAAGCAGGATGCTCCTGAAAAAG ATGTAGCTGATCCACAGCCTGCTGAGGGGGCACTGCAAGAGGACAAAGAAAACATG gATGCCCAGCAGCAGATGGAAGAGATCAGCTTGACTGAAGAAGTACATTAA
- the LOC122075606 gene encoding uncharacterized protein LOC122075606 isoform X2, whose amino-acid sequence MDATIAQSSSTSANTSKSKLRYPLRSASKSKDEKPAMAEISSASVPKRGRPASNVSKSVSVLDLSGKDKSTKPPRRLSIPAKSAISPLSRPAGIITPISESRPKRSVNDQGKNETPVSEVSKSLNRKKFSVLSSASYWLSQIKLSESAAKHSISLGFFKLALEAGCEPLQRMRDELKSYKSRHNLGEIGEFVKELFRSYDIPEDFEQLQVSGTCSQVPEEGTRSSDEDARSSVSSTGFRKLRPKSLNPGIVQAAKVEEATKDSTLKRTHVGKNKGSLNRNSVTSINSGNAQKKKSQRPSKQASTKEKEKIKNQAKQDAPEKDVADPQPAEGALQEDKENMDAQQQMEEISLTEEVH is encoded by the exons ATGGACGCCACTATAGCACAATCTTCTTCCACTTCTG CAAATACTTCAAAGTCGAAGCTTCGATATCCTCTGCGATCTGCAAGCAAATCTAAGGATGAAAAGCCGGCCATGGCGGAAATTTCGAGCGCTTCTGTTCCCAAGAG AGGGAGACCTGCATCCAATGTGAGCAAAAGtgtgagtgttcttgatctttctGGGAAGGACAAATCCACCAAGCCACCTAGAAGGCTCTCCATTCCTGCCAAGTCGGCTATCAGTCCTCTTTCAAGACCAGCAGGCATTATAACACCAATATCTGAGAGCAGACCGAAGAGATCGGTTAATGATCaaggaaaaaatgaaacacCAGTTTCTGAGGTTTCCAAATCTTTGAACCGAAAGAAGTTCAGTGTTTTATCCTCGGCATCATATTGGTTATCACAGATTAAGCTATCTGAATCTGCTGCTAAGCATTCCATTTCACTTGGCTTCTTCAAGCTTGCTTTAGAAGCTGGGTGTGAG CCTCTACAACGAATGCGGGATGAGTTGAAGTCCTATAAATCTCGGCACAACCTTGGTGAAATTGGAGAATTCGTGAAAGAGCTATTTCGAAGCTATGATATCCCAGAAGATTTTGAGCAGTTACAGGTGTCAGGGACCTGTTCTCAGGTGCCCGAAGAGGGGACTCGGTCCTCTGATGAAGATGCACGCAGCTCTGTTTCTAGTACTGGATTTCGGAAATTAAGACCCAAATCCTTGAACCCTGGAATTGTTCAAGCTGCCAAAGTTGAAGAAGCAACAAAGGACAGTACTCTGAAAAGAACCCATGTTGGCAAGAACAAGGGATCATTAAACAGAAATTCTGTTACAAGCATAAATTCTGGAAATGCACAGAAAAAGAAATCCCAGAGGCCAAGTAAGCAAGCATCTaccaaagagaaggaaaaaataaaaaaccaagcaAAGCAGGATGCTCCTGAAAAAG ATGTAGCTGATCCACAGCCTGCTGAGGGGGCACTGCAAGAGGACAAAGAAAACATG gATGCCCAGCAGCAGATGGAAGAGATCAGCTTGACTGAAGAAGTACATTAA
- the LOC122075094 gene encoding ubiquitin-conjugating enzyme E2 2 yields the protein MSTPARKRLMRDFKRLQQDPPAGISGAPQDNNITLWNAVIFGPDDTPWDGGTFKLTLQFTEDYPNKPPTVRFVSRMFHPNIYADGSICLDILQNQWSPIYDVAAILTSIQSLLCDPNPNSPANSEAARMFSENKREYNRRVREIVEQSWTAD from the exons ATGTCGACTCCTGCAAGGAAGAGACTGATGAGGGATTTCAAGAGGTTGCAGCAGGATCCTCCTGCAGGTATCAGTGGCGCACCCCAAGACAATAATATCACTCTCTGGAATGCTGTTATATTTGG TCCTGATGACACTCCATGGGACGGAG GTACGTTTAAGTTGACACTACAGTTTACAGAGGATTACCCAAATAAGCCACCAACAGTGCGGTTTGTTTCTCGAATGTTCCATCCGAATA TTTATGCAGATGGAAGCATTTGCTTGGATATTCTGCAGAACCAGTGGAGTCCCATCTATGATGTGGCTGCTATACTTACATCTATCCAG TCATTACTATGTGATCCAAACCCAAACTCACCTGCAAATTCAGAAGCAGCACGGATGTTTAGTGAGAACAAGCGTGAATACAACAGGAGAGTACGTGAAATTGTTGAGCAGAGCTGGACAGCAGACTAA